TAAATAAAGCGATTGAAGCTGTGAAATCAACACATAACACATTATTTAATAATAAAAAATTCGTTGATGTTTTTCTCGTTGGTGTTGGTGGTGTTGGCGGAGAACTTATCGAACAAATTAAACATCAGAAAGAATATTTGGCTAAAAAAGATATTGAGATCCGTGTTTGTGCATTAGCCAATTCCAACAAAATGTTGCTCAATGCACAAGGGCTATCCCTAGAAAATTGGCGTGTCGATCTAGATAATGCAACCCAGCCATCTGACTTTGACGTATTACTCTCTTTTATTAAATTACACCATGTTGTAAACCCTGTTTTTGTAGATTGTACAACAGCGCAATCCGTTGCCAATTTATATGCAAGAGCATTAAGAGAGGGGTTTCATGTTGTTACTCCGAATAAAAAAGCCAATACCTCAAGCTATGATTATTACCAAGAAATGCGAGAATACGCCCGTCAAAGCCAACATAAATTTCTCTATGAAACTAATGTTGGTGCTGGGTTACCTGTAATTGAAAACTTACAAAATTTATTAGCCGCAGGTGATGAAGTTGAAAAATTTGAAGGTATTCTTTCAGGTTCTCTCTCATTCATTTTTGGTAAATTAGAAGAAGGTTTAAGCCTATCAGAAGCAACGCTCATTGCGAAAGAAAAAGGATTTACTGAGCCAGATCCTCGAGATGATTTATCGGGGCAAGATGTTGCTCGAAAATTATTGATCCTTGCTCGTGAGATTGGTTTACCTTTAGAGCTTAACGATATCAATGTTGAAGGTATTCTACCAATAGACTTTGCAAACGGAAAAACGACAGAAGAATTTCTCGCAATGTTGCCAGAGCTAGATAGTGAATTTGCAAAAAAAGTACAAGAAGCCACCGCTTGTAATCAGGTTTTACGCTATGTTGGCACTATCGAAAATGGTAAATGTACAGTTTCAATAAAATCCGTAGGTGGTGATGATCCACTGTATAAAGTCAAAAATGGTGAAAATGCGTTAGCGTTTTATACTCGCTATTATACGCCTATTCCACTTCTATTACGGGGTTACGGAGCGGGTAACAACGTTACAGCAGCAGGTATTTTCGCAGATATTCTCCGTACATTACACGGAGGAACAAACTAATGGTACTCCGTATTTATGCTCCAGCGTCAAGCGCTAACTTAAGTGTTGGATTTGATTCATTAGGCGTTGCAATTTCTCCAATAGACGGGTCATTACTCGGTGATGTCGTTCAAATTGAAGATTGCTCTACACCATTTGAATTAGAAAATGCGGGGTATTTCGTGCGTAAATTACCGAAAGAACCCCATAAGAATATTGTTTACCAAGCCTATGTCTTATTTAGTGAACGTTTAACACTACAAGGCAAAACAGTCAAAAACCTACGTTTAACCCTTGAGAAAAATATGCCTATCGGCTCGGGGCTTGGCTCAAGTGCTTGTTCCATTGTTGCAACTCTTGTCGCATTAAATCAATTTCATCAAACCCCTTTCTCAACGATGGAATTACTTGAAATGATGGGAGAATTAGAAGGACGTATCTCCGGCTCAATTCACTATGATAATGTTGCGCCTTGTTATTTAGGTGGATTGCAACTTATGACTCAATCTCTTGGTAATATTAGTCAGCCTTTACCATTTTTTGATAACTGGTATTGGGTACTTGCCTACCCTGGTATTGAAGTTTCAACCGCTGAAGCTCGTGCAATTTTGCCGAAAAGCTATACTCGTCAAGATGTTATTTCTCAAGCACGCTATTTAGGTAGTTTTGTACACGCCTGCCATTCACAACAAGCACAGCTGGCAGCGCTAATGATGAAAGATTTAGTCGCCGAGCCATACCGTGAAGCTCTGCTCCCTAATTTCCCTGAAATTCGTCAAGGCTGTAAGGATCTCGGCGCACTAGCTGTTGGTATTTCAGGTTCAGGGCCAACTATTTTTGCTATTGCGCCGAATTTGGAGCAAGCTCAAAAACTTTCAACCTACCTTGAAAACCACTATTTACAAACGAATGAAGGGTTTATTCATATCTGTAAAGTTGATAATCGAGGCGCAAGAGAAATTTGTTAATTCTTTGAATAATTACTTATTCTAAATTAAACAACGTATTAAATCGGGGGAATAACAAGCGGTAGTTTTCCCCGATTTTTTGCAAAAATGTTAACTACCTCTCAAACTCTACAAAAATATTCTATAAAACAGGACGAAAACTTTACAACACTCTTTAATTTCTGTATGTATAAAAAGCGTCCAATAACAACATATTATAGGAAAAATTTATGCAACATCTCATCACCACACCTCAGCGTTTTATGAAACGTGCCCTATTCAGTAGTACAATTTTATTGACACTCATTCCTAATGCATTTAGTGCAAAAGTTCCAAATAATGTACCCCTTGCCGATAAGCAAGAAGTGAATATTCAAGTTACAGCAGAGGCCTCAACCCTTGATCCGCAAAAAATGGAAGGAACAGGAGAAAGTTTAATCGCCCGCCAACTGCTTGAAGGTTTAGTAAATACAGATGACCTTGATAATATTATTCCCGGAGTTGCTGAACGATGGGAATTCTCTCCTGATTTTAAAACCCTAACATTTTATTTGCGCCATAATGCAAAATGGTCAAATGGTGATCCTGTTACTGCTCACGATTTTGTCTATGCGTGGCAACGGCTTGCTGATCCAAAAACAGCATCACCTTATGCAACTTACCTTGAATTTATGAAACTAGAAAATGTAGCTGATGTGGTTGCTGGAAAAAAATCGCCTACGGAGCTTGGTGTTAAAGCAGTTGATGATTACACGCTTCAATTAACCCTTACCGCTCCAGTTCCTTATGCTGCAGAGCTCACACAACACGCCTCTCTCTATCCTGTTCACCGTGCAACTGTTGAGAAATACGGAGAAAATTGGACGCTTCCTGAACATTTTATCGGAAATGGGGCATATAAAATTGCTCATCGAGTCTTAAATGAAAAACTTGAACTTGAGCGTAACCCGACTTATTGGAACAATACAGAAACAGTAATTGATAAAGCGACCTTCTTGATCCTTAATGAAACATCGGGTATCGCACGCTATCGTTCAGGTGATTTGGACATAGCTTTCATTCCGTCAACGCTTTATAAAGATCCAAAATTCCGCAAAGAGTACGATTCTCAAATTTATAATACCCGTAAATTAAGCACTTTTACCTATGAGATGAATTTATCTAAACCACCACTAAATGATATTAGAGTAAGAAAAGCTCTCGATCTAGGAATGGAACGAGAAATCATCACTAATAAAGTACTTAATTTTGGCCAAATGCCAACCTACCGCTTCACGCCAAGCTACATTCGGGGAGGTGAAAAGATTAAACAACCTGAATATGCACAGTGGACACAAGCCCAACGCAATGAAGAAGCTAAAAAATTACTACGTGAAGCTGGATATAGCAAAGCAAATCCACTAAAAACTGAGCTTCTTTATAATACAAATGAAGGACTAAAAAGCATCGCTATTGCCGCGACTTCAATTTGGAAGAAAAATTTAGATGGTATGGTAGATATTTCTATAAAAAATATGGAATGGAAAACATTCTTAGATACCAAATCGCAGAAAAATTACCAACTCGCTTTTGCCGCCTGGAGTGCTGATTATAATGAAGCAACCACGTTTTTAACTTACTATCTTTCTAACAGCGAACAGAACAAAATTGGCTTTAAAAGTGAAAAATTTGATAAGCTTATCAATGATTCCTACTATGCGAAAACAGAAGAAGAACGAGCTGATCTTTATGCTCAAGCAGAAGAAGAACTAGGCAAACATCACCCTTTTGTGGCTATTTATCATTATGCAGGGCTTTTCATTAAAAACCCGAAATTACAAGGATACGAAGGAAAAAGCCCACAAGGCACCTACTTTATCCGAAATCTTTATCTCACAAAATAACGTGAAATAATCATCTGATAAGCGGTGAGTTACTTACATTTTTTGCAAAAAATGCTTAGTTCTAACCGCTTATTATCATCTTTAACCTAAAATTATTATAAGGAAATAACAATGGAGTTCGCGACACAATGCTTACACGCAGGCTATAAACCGAAAAATGGTGAACCTCGAGTTCAACCCATTGTACAAAGCACGACGTTCACTTATGACTCATCAGAAGAGATTGGACAATTATTTGACTTAAAATCTACGGGCTATTTTTATACTCGCTTATCAAATCCTACAACGAATGCAGTAGAAGAAAAATTAGCAATGATTGAGGGCGGAATAGCCGCAATGTGTACGGCATCAGGTCAATCTGCGGTATTCTATGCTCTGCTCAATATTTTAGAAACAGGCGATCATTTTATCTCATCAAGCTATATTTATGGTGGCTCTTACAATTTATTTGCTAACACCTTTAAAAAAATGGGAATCGAAGTGACTTTTGTCGATCAGACACTTCCCTTAGATGAACTAAAAAAAGCAATTCGCCCAAATACAAAAGCTATATTTGCCGAAACTATTGCAAACCCTGCTCTGCGTGTTTTAGATATTGAAAAGTTTGCTCAATTTGCCAAACTAGCACAAGCACCACTGATTATTGATAATACTTTCGCCACGCCTTATTTCTGCCGTCCACTTGAATTTGGTGCAAATATTGTCATTCATAGCACATCAAAATATTTAGATGGACACGCCGTTGCAATGGGAGGCGTAATTATTGATGGTGGAAACTTTAATTGGGAAAATGGTAAATTTCCACAGCTAAGCACCCCAGATGCTAGCTACCACGGCTTAATTTACACCGAAACCTTTGGAAAAATCGCATATCTTGTTAAAGCTCGAGTACAACTAATGCGAGACTTAGGAGCAACACCATCTCCTCAAAATAGCTTTTTACTTAACCTTGGTATCGAAACCCTACCAGTAAGAATGGATCGCCACTACAGCAATGGGCAGCAAGTTGCTGAATTTTTAGCAACTCAACCACAAGTCATTAGAGTAGATTATCCAGGGCTAACCACTTCACCCGATTATGATTTAAAACAAAAATATTTACCAAAAGGGTTATGTGGCGTGATTGCTTTTGAAATTAAAGGAGGAAAAGAACAAGCTGCTAAATGGTTAGATTCACTGACATTAATTTCTCGTGAAGTTCACGTTGCCGATATTCGTACCTGCGCTTTACACCCTGCCACTTCAACTCATCGCCAGCTTTCTGATGATGAATTGGATAATGTAGGTATTTCAGCAGGGGTAATCCGTATTTCTTGTGGCATTGAAGATATTAAAGATATCCTTACAGATATCCGCCAAGCTTTTGAAAAAATAGCCTAATAACTAAAAAATAAAAATCCCCATTTAGGGGATTTTTATCGTGCTATTACTTATAGACTACTTAGCAAGTTTTATCTCAAGTAACCATTTATCAATTAATCGCTTACCTTCATCACTATTACCAAAACGATCATAGTCCCAATCAATTAATTTTACTTTATTGAGTACAACTGATTTATCAGAAACCTCTGCGGTGCTATTTGTTGGAATTTGATAAACGCCATATTCTCGCCACGGAATTTCTTGAGCTTCTTTAGATAGCACCCAATCCATAAACAATTTTGCATTATCTAAATGGCGAGCCCCCTTTAAAATACTTGCGCCACCTAAAGCATAACCTACTCCATCTTCAGGCAATACAGCTTCAACCGATGCACCTTTCTCTTTTTCGGTGGCATAGCTATGCACAAATCCAACGGTTACCGCACTCTCACCACGAGATAAATTTGCTGTTACTAAATTGCTTTTAACATACTGTGAAACATTTTTATCAAGCTGTTTTAAAAAAGCAAATGCCTTTTCTTCTCCCCACAATTGAATTAACGTTGCCATAATCGTATATGTTGTGCCAGAGCTACGAGGATCAGGTAACTGTACTTCTCCTTTTAAACGAGGATTAAGTAAATCTTCCCATTTTTTAGGCATATCGACACCTAATGTTTTTAATTTTTCAGTATTCACACCAAAACCAAGCACAAGTAAATAGACAAGGGAAGTAAATTCTCCTTTCTGGCTATCAATTAATGGCTTAAATTGGGCTAAAGTTTCCGCTTGTTTAGGGGACCGATATGGCTCTAATAACCCTAACTGCCCTGCCTGCAAATGAGGCTCTAACGTGCCGCCATACCAAAAATCAGCCTGTGGATTTGCGCTTTCGGCTTTAATTCTTCCAAAAATCGTTCCCGTTCCACCGTGAATAAACTGGGTCTCTACATTATATTTTTCCGAAAACTTTTTAGTAATATGTTCACATACATTTTTTTGTACCGTGCAATAAACGGTCAATTTACCTTCAGCCTGTACTGTATGAGTTGCAAATAGTGTTGTTAAACAACACATTGCGACCGTACTTAATTTCTTAAATTGCATTGCTTTCCCCCATAAAAATGAAATTCAGTTTATCACCCTCGTTTACAGTCTTCAAATAATAACTTATATAAATCTATGCTAAACTTCTACCCAATTTCTTAATACTGAATAGGCATAATCTCACTAAAAATGAATATACTTGATAACATTCAAATTATCCTTATTGAAACCTCACACAGTGGCAATATAGGTTCAACTGCTCGGGCAATGAAAACAATGGGATTACATAATTTACGATTAGTTGCTCCTAAACAAACTGTTGATGAACAAGCAATAGCACTATCAGCAGGAGCCAAAGATCTCTTAGAAAATCTTCCCATTTTTGCTGATTTTGATAGTGCCATTGCCGATTGCCAGCTAGTTATTGGCACAAGTGCTAGGCATCGCCACTTACAAAGCACTTTAATAGAACCTAGACAGTGTGGGGAATTATCCATTACACGAGCTAAACAAGGAAAAGTTGCTATTGTTTTTGGACGAGAGAGAGTTGGGCTAACGAATGAAGAATTATTGAAATGCCATTATCACCTACATATACCAACCAATCCTGAATATGGTTCACTCAACTTAGCAATGGCCGTACAATTAGTAAGCTATGAGCTGAGAATGGCGTGGCTTAATCTGCAAGCAATGCACAAAAATGAGCTAGACTCACCACTTGTCGATTATCCAACCGCTGAGTCCGTAGAATATTTTTTTCAACATACTGAAAAATTATATAGAGAGCTTGGCTTTATCCGCAATGATGCTGTAATGCTTAAACTCCGCCGTTTATATCAGCGCGCTGAACTAGAAACCAATGAGCTTAATTTACTACGAGGAATGCTCTCGGCTGTTGAAAAAGGGTTAAAGCAAACCCTTTAACCCTTATCTTAATAAGAAAAGAGCGAAAAACTAGAGAGCTCGTTGTAAATGTCCCTGTTTTTCAGCTAATAGTTGTTGTGCTGAAGATTTATCTAAACCAGCTAAAATCATCAAAATCGCCAGTTTTGCACTATTATTCGCTTCATTAAGGGCCATTTCTGCCGTTTCTCTAGAGCAATCAGTTGCTTGCATCACAATACTGATTGCTCGAGCAACTAATTTTTGATTACTTGCTTGTACATCAACCATTAAATTTTGATAGCATTTACCCATTAAAATCATACTTGCCGTAGTGAGCATATTTAACACCAATTTTTGTGCTGTTCCTGATTTTAAGCGACTTGATCCAGTTAATACTTCTGCGCCAACTACGGTTTCAATTGCAATACTTGCAATTTGGCTCATTTCAGAATTTGGATTGCTCGCAATCGAAACAGTCACTGCTCCAATCTGATTTGCATATTCCAATGCCCCAATTACATAGGGCGTACGCCCACTAGCCGCTATACCAACTAATACATCTTTCTCTGAAAAACTCACCGCTTGTAAATCTAAAACGCCTGCATTTCTATTATCTTCAGCACCTTCAACAGGGTTACGCAAGGCACTTTCTCCACCTGC
This portion of the Vespertiliibacter pulmonis genome encodes:
- the thrB gene encoding homoserine kinase; amino-acid sequence: MVLRIYAPASSANLSVGFDSLGVAISPIDGSLLGDVVQIEDCSTPFELENAGYFVRKLPKEPHKNIVYQAYVLFSERLTLQGKTVKNLRLTLEKNMPIGSGLGSSACSIVATLVALNQFHQTPFSTMELLEMMGELEGRISGSIHYDNVAPCYLGGLQLMTQSLGNISQPLPFFDNWYWVLAYPGIEVSTAEARAILPKSYTRQDVISQARYLGSFVHACHSQQAQLAALMMKDLVAEPYREALLPNFPEIRQGCKDLGALAVGISGSGPTIFAIAPNLEQAQKLSTYLENHYLQTNEGFIHICKVDNRGAREIC
- a CDS encoding ABC transporter substrate-binding protein is translated as MKRALFSSTILLTLIPNAFSAKVPNNVPLADKQEVNIQVTAEASTLDPQKMEGTGESLIARQLLEGLVNTDDLDNIIPGVAERWEFSPDFKTLTFYLRHNAKWSNGDPVTAHDFVYAWQRLADPKTASPYATYLEFMKLENVADVVAGKKSPTELGVKAVDDYTLQLTLTAPVPYAAELTQHASLYPVHRATVEKYGENWTLPEHFIGNGAYKIAHRVLNEKLELERNPTYWNNTETVIDKATFLILNETSGIARYRSGDLDIAFIPSTLYKDPKFRKEYDSQIYNTRKLSTFTYEMNLSKPPLNDIRVRKALDLGMEREIITNKVLNFGQMPTYRFTPSYIRGGEKIKQPEYAQWTQAQRNEEAKKLLREAGYSKANPLKTELLYNTNEGLKSIAIAATSIWKKNLDGMVDISIKNMEWKTFLDTKSQKNYQLAFAAWSADYNEATTFLTYYLSNSEQNKIGFKSEKFDKLINDSYYAKTEEERADLYAQAEEELGKHHPFVAIYHYAGLFIKNPKLQGYEGKSPQGTYFIRNLYLTK
- a CDS encoding O-acetylhomoserine aminocarboxypropyltransferase/cysteine synthase family protein; its protein translation is MEFATQCLHAGYKPKNGEPRVQPIVQSTTFTYDSSEEIGQLFDLKSTGYFYTRLSNPTTNAVEEKLAMIEGGIAAMCTASGQSAVFYALLNILETGDHFISSSYIYGGSYNLFANTFKKMGIEVTFVDQTLPLDELKKAIRPNTKAIFAETIANPALRVLDIEKFAQFAKLAQAPLIIDNTFATPYFCRPLEFGANIVIHSTSKYLDGHAVAMGGVIIDGGNFNWENGKFPQLSTPDASYHGLIYTETFGKIAYLVKARVQLMRDLGATPSPQNSFLLNLGIETLPVRMDRHYSNGQQVAEFLATQPQVIRVDYPGLTTSPDYDLKQKYLPKGLCGVIAFEIKGGKEQAAKWLDSLTLISREVHVADIRTCALHPATSTHRQLSDDELDNVGISAGVIRISCGIEDIKDILTDIRQAFEKIA
- a CDS encoding ABC transporter substrate-binding protein, whose protein sequence is MQFKKLSTVAMCCLTTLFATHTVQAEGKLTVYCTVQKNVCEHITKKFSEKYNVETQFIHGGTGTIFGRIKAESANPQADFWYGGTLEPHLQAGQLGLLEPYRSPKQAETLAQFKPLIDSQKGEFTSLVYLLVLGFGVNTEKLKTLGVDMPKKWEDLLNPRLKGEVQLPDPRSSGTTYTIMATLIQLWGEEKAFAFLKQLDKNVSQYVKSNLVTANLSRGESAVTVGFVHSYATEKEKGASVEAVLPEDGVGYALGGASILKGARHLDNAKLFMDWVLSKEAQEIPWREYGVYQIPTNSTAEVSDKSVVLNKVKLIDWDYDRFGNSDEGKRLIDKWLLEIKLAK
- the murQ gene encoding N-acetylmuramic acid 6-phosphate etherase; the encoded protein is MAEQNLLDSLAQLITEQRNPSSMQIDKMSALELVTLINREDKHVAVAVEKCLPYIAQAVEKIVQAFQTGGRLIYIGAGTSGRLGVLDASECPPTFGVSSDMVKGIIAGGESALRNPVEGAEDNRNAGVLDLQAVSFSEKDVLVGIAASGRTPYVIGALEYANQIGAVTVSIASNPNSEMSQIASIAIETVVGAEVLTGSSRLKSGTAQKLVLNMLTTASMILMGKCYQNLMVDVQASNQKLVARAISIVMQATDCSRETAEMALNEANNSAKLAILMILAGLDKSSAQQLLAEKQGHLQRAL
- the trmJ gene encoding tRNA (cytosine(32)/uridine(32)-2'-O)-methyltransferase TrmJ, which codes for MNILDNIQIILIETSHSGNIGSTARAMKTMGLHNLRLVAPKQTVDEQAIALSAGAKDLLENLPIFADFDSAIADCQLVIGTSARHRHLQSTLIEPRQCGELSITRAKQGKVAIVFGRERVGLTNEELLKCHYHLHIPTNPEYGSLNLAMAVQLVSYELRMAWLNLQAMHKNELDSPLVDYPTAESVEYFFQHTEKLYRELGFIRNDAVMLKLRRLYQRAELETNELNLLRGMLSAVEKGLKQTL